Below is a genomic region from Streptomyces sp. RPA4-2.
GCGTGCTCGCTCGTCATCAACGGTGACGCGCACGGACCCGAGCGCACCACGTCCTGCCAACTGCACATGCGCTCCTTCCGGGACGGCGACACGATCGACGTCGAGCCCTGGCGCGCCGCCGCCTTCCCCGTCGTGAAGGACCTCGTGGTCGACCGGTCCGCCTTCGACCGGATCATCCAGGCCGGCGGCTACGTCACCGCCCCCACCGGCGCCGCGCCCGAGGCCCACGCCACACCCGTACCGAAACCGGACGCCGACTTCGCCTTCGAGCACGCCGAGTGCATCGGCTGCGGGGCGTGTGTGGCGGCCTGCCCGAACGGTGCGGCGATGCTGTTCACCTCCGCGAAGATCAACCACCTGAACGTCCTGCCGCAGGGCGCCCCCGAACGCGAGACACGGGTGCTCGACATGGTGGCGCAGATGGACGAGGAGGGGTTCGGCGGTTGCACCCTCGCCGGGGAGTGCGCCACCGCCTGCCCGAAGGGCATCCCGCTGGTCTCCATCACCAGCATGAACAAGGAGTGGCTGCGGGCCACCCGCAAGACCGGACGGCGCTGACACCGAGGCCACTTGTTCACAGAGCGTTCGCCGTAACGGTGCGGACGGGCGGGGCCGGGAGTGGTGCTCATCCCCGGCCCCGTCTCGCACCCGGGGGCAGCCCCTGGCATTCAACATCCCCACATCCCGGCTCCTGGCACAGGTCACGCGCACGCCAACCGGTATCGGAAGAACAGGAGCGCGCGGACCGCACCGAAACGGCCCGCCGCCGCACCGCCGAACCGGCCCGTGACCAGGAGAGTGCCATGACCGGCGTTTCCACCCTCGACAGCCCCCCGCAGCCGCTGGCCCCCACCCGCTACACCGTCTCCCTCGCTCGCTCCGAGGAGGACGTCCGGGCCGCCCAGCGGCTGCGCCACGACGTCTTCGCGGGCGAGATGGGCGCCCTGCTGACCACTCCGCAGCCGGGCCTCGACATCGACTCCTTCGACGCCTACTGCGACCACCTGCTGGTCCGCGACACGCAGACGGACCAGGTCGTCGGCACCTACCGGCTGCTGCCGCCGGACCGGGCCGCCGTCGCCGGCCGCCTCTACTCGGAGAGCGAGTTCGACCTCGGCCCGCTCGACGCGATCCGCCCCGGACTCGTCGAGGTCGGCCGCTCCTGTGTGCACCCGGACCACCGCGACGGCGCGGTCATCGGCCTCATCTGGGCCGGCATCGCCCGGTACATGGTCGACGGCGGCCACGAGTGGCTAGCGGGCTGCTGCTCGATCCCGCTCGCCGACGGCGGCGCGCTCGCGGCGGGCACCTGGGACCGGGCGCGGGCCAAGTACCTCGCACCCGAGGAATACCGGGTACGGCCCCGGCTGCCCTGGTCCGCCGAGGGCGTCGCCCGCCCGTCGCGCACCGAGCTGCCCCCGCTGCTGCGGGGCTATCTCCGGCTCGGCGCCTGGGTCTGCGCCGAACCCGCGCACGACCCGGACTTCCGGGTCGCCGACCTGTACGTGCTGCTGTCGATGCGGCGGGTCGACCCGCGCTATCTGCGGCACTTCCTC
It encodes:
- a CDS encoding succinate dehydrogenase/fumarate reductase iron-sulfur subunit, with translation MKLTLRVWRQQNADADGAMSTYEVDDISADMSFLEMLDTLNEELILKGEDPVAFDHDCREGICGACSLVINGDAHGPERTTSCQLHMRSFRDGDTIDVEPWRAAAFPVVKDLVVDRSAFDRIIQAGGYVTAPTGAAPEAHATPVPKPDADFAFEHAECIGCGACVAACPNGAAMLFTSAKINHLNVLPQGAPERETRVLDMVAQMDEEGFGGCTLAGECATACPKGIPLVSITSMNKEWLRATRKTGRR
- a CDS encoding GNAT family N-acetyltransferase; translated protein: MTGVSTLDSPPQPLAPTRYTVSLARSEEDVRAAQRLRHDVFAGEMGALLTTPQPGLDIDSFDAYCDHLLVRDTQTDQVVGTYRLLPPDRAAVAGRLYSESEFDLGPLDAIRPGLVEVGRSCVHPDHRDGAVIGLIWAGIARYMVDGGHEWLAGCCSIPLADGGALAAGTWDRARAKYLAPEEYRVRPRLPWSAEGVARPSRTELPPLLRGYLRLGAWVCAEPAHDPDFRVADLYVLLSMRRVDPRYLRHFLSLVPA